The region TTTTGACATCTGTTGGGGTGAAACGTTCCGTTAAAAGAAGATAAACTGGTATAGCGGCAAAGGGGTCGACCATTACAAATACTGAAATAAAAGTAGTAAATAGATAAGCAATGGCAGCACCTACAGCTGAGCTTTGATCCATCAAAGAAGTGATGAAATCCATAATTTGTCCTTGTGAAGTTAGGAGTTTTGCAAAACGAAATTTTTAAGTTTTGCAATGGAGGATACTAGTGAAATTTGTGGCAATCAGTCAAGATAAAGGATTAGCATTATCTATCTGTTCTGAATTTAAGCAACAAGGATATGATGTTTTCTCAGCTTTTTCTTTAAAAGAAGCTGAAAAAATTTGTCAAGTCGAAAAGCCTGATGTCTTAGTTGCCGAACATATTCAAGTAGACGGTAATTTTTTTGATTTTTATGATAAATTGAAAGAAAAATTTATTAAAGAAACCCCACCAGTTGCAATACTTTTAACAGAATCTGCTAGTGAGCTCACTCCAGATGTAGCCATAGCCATGGGTTTGTGGGCGCTCTATACAAAACCTTTTCAAATTAAATCATTGTATTACTCGGTTGAAGATGCTGTTTTTTCTAGAAAAGAAGGATACACAAAACGCTTGGATGAGCGCATAGAGCTTACATCAAAAGTAAATATAAAATTACCTTCTTCGCCAAAAGTTTTTTCAACATTTTCTACAAATATTAGCTTTGGTGGCTTTTTTGTTGCTTTATCTGAGGAGTTTCCAGAAGTTGGTGATATAATTGAGTTTCGTTTGATGTTTTCCTCCCTAGAATCGTTAGAAGGAAAAGGGAAGGTTGCATGGGTTCGAAAAGAAGCTAAGGCCGGAGAGCAATCTGGGTGTGGAATTCAATTTACTGAAGGTAGGGAAAAATATGTTAAATTTCTCGTTCCAATCATAAATGAAACTAGAACTAGGCAAATAGAATCAGCATCGTTCAAAGTTGAGGATTTAAATGATATTTTACAACAATCAGTTCGTGCAGCAAAAGAAAAAATTTCTAAAACTGTGACTGAAATTTATTTGCTTCCAGCAAATGAAAAAATATCTGTTTTGTGTAGAAGCCCACAAATGTTAAGTGTTTTTTCTTTATTAATTTATGAAATTGTTTATCCTATGCGGGAAATCAAAGGTTCAAATTGCATGATAGCTGTCAAGGATGGAGGCAAAAAAACTGTTGAAATTATCTTAACCTGTATGCCTCCTGGAGCTTCATTATTTGTGGAAGCCTTGATTGAAGAAAAAATTCAACCTATTTTAGATATGCATAAAGCCAAAATTCATTGCGAATTTAATTCAATAAGCTCTACTGTTGTTATTACTTTAGAAAAAGCATAATTAAATAATTTTTTGATTTAGTACTTTTTCTTCATAATCCTCTTCTCTTTTAGGAGGATTATTTTTAATTAATGTATCATCTAAAATTGTGAAACAAATTAATGATTGAAAGGCTGAACTTATTTGCGTGAGAAGATGTGGACTTGCTTTTTTCTTTAAAAAATCAGAGCGCATAAATTCAAATAAACCTGATGTATTTTTTATATCAAATAATTGTGTTTCTTTTACCTTATTTGTTATTAGTTCTTGATAATTTCTAATTAAATTTTCATTAAATAAAAAAGGTGATCCAAATTGTTTTTTTGGTGCCATTGCAAAATTTTGTCCAATTTTTTTTGCATAACAGCGACGTAATATTGATTTATCTTCATACCCTCTAATAAGCATACTATCTTTTAATTTAGCAACCAATTTAGCCATTTCGCGAGATAAGAATGGAGTACGACCTTCAACAGAATTAGCCATTTCCATTCTATCTCCCACTACATTCAAAATTTGCACTGGAAGATGTGTTTTACAAAAATAATTTTGCCATAATGCAAGTGCATTTGTTGGGTTACTTAGAAATTCATCATCACTTTGATAACCAAAGGAATACCATGAACGAATGGATTCTTTTTGTTCACTAAGCCATTTTGTTGCTTCTTCATTACCTAAAATAGCAGAAGCAATAGTTTTAATTTGACTAAATAAGGGGTGTGGAACTCCCCAGAGTAAAAGACTTTCCATAAAATCTTCACCAGTTCCTTCCACGCTAGAACCAACTAGCCAGGGATCCTTTTCTGGTGTTAACTTCTTCATTAAAGTACCATCACGCAGACTTGCACCAGATGTTAATTTTTTAATTTTATCAAATACATTCTCCCCTGGGACACTGCTTAAAGCAAATTTCCACCAACTGGCATATTTAAAACTTGGATAACCTCCTAATAATTCATCAGCTCCATCACCAGTTAAAACACCTTTTACATACTTACCTGCAAATTTACTTAGCCACCATTTTGCAGCACAATTTGTATATGGCTGTACATTTTCAGAATGATAAACAGCATGTTTATATGCATAGCTTAAATTTAAGTTACTTACTTTTAATATATTAGGAGTAACGCTATATTTTTGGGCGAATGATAATGCTTCTGTTGCTTCACTGTATTCTTCACTATCAAAACTTATCGTGAAAGATTTTAATGGACGATTTATTTTTTTATGTTGTAAATAATTTACCATTTCATATGTAACAGCTCTGGAATCAATACCTCCACTTAAATAAACACCTAATTCAACTTCTGAAAGCATTCTATATTCTACAGATTTATATAATGTTTTACTAAATTCATGTAACATTTCATCTTGATTTAAATCGCTATCAGTTAAAATAGGGCGTACAGGTTGTTTCTTTATTTGAATTTTACAAACAAAATAATCATTTTGTTTTTTAGCATATAAAAATGAATTTGGTGGCAATTGAATTATATTTTGATAAGGAGTTCTTATTGGCTCATAAAGACCAGTAATTTGTCTTAAAAAACCATCTCTATGCCATTTTTTTTCGATTGAAAGACCTTTTATTTCACTGGAAAAATGCAAGGTCTTAGTTTTAAATAAATAAGACTCTTGTGCAGTTGAAAATATATTTGTTTGAACATCTTCAAGTCCAAAATATAATGGTTTCACTCCAAAAGGATCGCGCATTGCAATAAGTTCAGTTCCATCAGTCTTGCAAATGACAAAGCTATATTCACCATCAAGATATTTTTCTATTTCAAGTCCATAATTTAAAAACCCTTCTAAGATGGATTCAGTATCGCTTTTTGTAGAAAAATGATAACCCTGTTCAGCAGTAATTTTTTTACGTAACAAATTGTGATTGTAAATTTCTCCATTAAATACAATAACCCATTTTTTATTTTTGCTAAGCATAGGTTGAAAATTAGATGCAATATCAAGAAAAGCAAGTCTATAGTGTGCAAGTAATACATTTTCAAATTCAGCTTTGCGTATTGGTTCGTTACCTCTATGCTTTACATTATTTGCTTTTGAATAAAATAATTCTTTATAGTTTGGAATGGAAGCAAATGAACTGTCTTGACTGAACATAACACCAGCATAGCCACACATATAAACCCACTTTATTAAAAATCAGTTTAGCACTTTTAGATTGACTTCATCTTTTTTACTTTTTTGAAGTCTCTTTGGCAAGTCTTGCCAAAATAGCTAGTGCTCTTGTTACCGGGTTATTTCCCAAATCATGTTCTATGTTTGGATTTAGAATGATCTCTTTCCATAAGGCAAATTCTGAAGAAATCTCATGTTGTTGAAAAGAACTTGAGATTTGTGCTTGGAATCGTGCCTCTGCATTTGCATATTGCATTGCTTCTGTTCTCGTTAACCGCGATAAAAGATGCAACGCATATAGAGATTCGGTACGGCTAGCAAAAAAAGGAGATTTTTTTCGCATGGAACGTGCTAAAAATTCAACATAGTCATAATGGGGCTTTTGTGGGGTAAAATTTTCATTCAGGGTTTCTCTATAAACTTTTTCAAGCAACGAAAATGAAAACTCCTGAAGCCATAGAGCGGGTGCAATTTGAAATATTGTGGCGCAATAATTGCTTCCTCCATCTATAACCCAAAGGGGAGGTTCACGCAGGCTGGCATCCCAGGTATGTGCAGCGAGAGATCTAATCCAACGCCAATGGGAGCGCTTAAAGAAACGGCACTCTTCATTTTGCAAAGGCATTTCTACAGCCCAGTTGGCAATATATTTTGAGACATAGTTATTATCTTTTTCGGCAAATTTAACCAAAATAGGAAATAGATGTTGAGTTAATAATTGTGCTTTTTCTAGCAAATTTATTTCAGAATCACTATTTTTTTGGAAAGGGTGAGTTGCTATAAAAGAATAATCTTTTTGAATTGAACGAATTAAACCGCGAATAATTTGAATTTGAGTTCCACTCTCTTCTGCTGCAAACTTTAAAGATTTTTTATATAATTCTTCTAGCTCTTCATTCAACACAGATTCCATTAAGGCTTTTTCAAAAATCCATTCAATGATAAAACCAATTTTAAATTCTGATGCTTTATTTAGTTTAAAAAGATCTAACACAGTTTTTAAGTGTTTGATTCTACCCGATGTGCCATTCGGTGCAGGATTTGTTTTATAATAATTAGTGGTATTTCTAAGCAAATGATCGTCTGAAGATTTTAAAATGATATTAACCATTTCTAATGGCTCAGGTCGTACAGTTGCTAAACTTGTTTCATGTGTATAATCATTAGGTGACATTAGCATAAATCTAAGTTGTTGAAAACAAGGTGAGTTTCTCATTAATTTAGCTAATGTAGGATTGGTTGTTTTAATAAGAATAGTTAAATTTGCTTTGTCATCAGAATTAACTTCTTTTCTTTCATGGAAAAAAGATAATACTTTTTCTGAAATGCGTTCAATAAGTTGATCTACTTTTATCTCACTTAACATTTCATTTTGGATATTTTTTTGTAAATAGCGAAGTAAAACTCTTAAAGAGCCTGTAGCAGCTTTAAAAGATAAAAAATATGGAAATTCTGGATGGGTCGCTAGAAAAAAGACGAGATCACTACAGTCTTCAGTAGAATTAGCTTGTGTGACTGCTTCTAAAATGCCATTACATGTAGCAGTATTTAAGCTGTGAGAAGGGACATGGGACTCAAATATTTGAGCACGCAAAACATCAGCAATGGTCTGTGGTGAGATCTTTCTCTCTACAAACCCCATTAACATATGAGAAACAATTCCATCAGTGGACTGTTGTTCTGCACTCATTTTAAAATCATTGCGCAGATTCTTCATTGTTATCTTGACTCCTGACCATAAGTTAGTGTTACCCTGTGTTCCCGTGTCGAAACAAGATTGTCGAACGGAGTAAGTCTAATGCAATATCACGATAGTAAGACCCATAAGCGGTTCTCTCAACACCCTGTTAAATATATATTCGTTACCGGTGGAGTCGTCTCCAGTATTGGTAAAGGCCTAGCTGCTGCCAGCATAGGAGCATTACTTGAGACACGTGGTTTACGTGTCTCAATGACTAAAATGGACCCTTACATCAATGTTGATCCTGGTACCATGTCCCCTTTCCAGCATGGTGAGGTCTTTGTAACGGATGATGGAGCCGAAACAGATCTTGACTTAGGACATTATCAAAGATTTACAAAAGCAAATCTAGCAAAACGAAATAGCTTCACTTCTGGCCAAGTCTACGACACAGTTATCAATAAAGAACGACGTGGAGACTATCTGGGTGGTACAGTACAGGTGATTCCTCACATAACTGATCAGATAAAAGCCAACATCATTACTGCGTCCGAAGGAGCAGATGTTTCTATCGTAGAGATTGGTGGCACCATTGGTGATATTGAAAGCCTACCATTCCTTGAAGCAATTCGCCAGTTTAGAAATGATGTAGGAAAAGAAAATTCTATTTTTATCCATGTAACTTTAGTTCCTTACATAAGAGCTGCTGGAGAATTAAAAACAAAACCAACCCAACATTCCGTGAAAGAATTGCGTTCTATTGGAATTCAACCTGATATTTTAATCTGTCGTGCAGATCAACCTATGGCGCCAGATGTACGAATGAAAATATCAACATTTTGTAATTTACCAAAAGAAAGTGTGTTTGAAGCACTTGATGCTGATAGTATTTATAAAATGCCAATTATTTATCATGAACAACGCATGGACGCGCGAATTGTTGAGTTGTTAGGAATTTGGACTGCTCAACCTAATTTAGATGAGTGGAACAGAATTATTGAATGTATTGAACGACCAAAACATCATTTGAAAATTGCTGTAGTTGGTAAGTATATGGGTACACGGGACTCATATAAATCAGTATATGAAGCCTTAACCCATGCTGGTATAGCAAATGAATCCTCGGTTAAAATAGTTGGAATTGACTCTGAACAATTAAACTCTACAAATACTCACGAAATGCTTTCAGAGTTCCATGCTATTTTGGTTCCCGGTGGATTTGGGGATAGAGGAGTGCAAGGAAAAATGCTTGCAATACAATTCGCCAGAGAAAATAATATTCCATTTTTCGGAATCTGTTTAGGTATGCAACTTGCATGCATTGAATTTGCAAGAAATGCATTAAAAATTCCTGAAGCAACTTCTGAAGAATTTGATGTCAATGCAAAAAATAAAATCATTCATTTAATGGAAAGCCAACAGGGAGTTGGACAAAAAGGCGGTAGTATGCGTTTAGGTGCTTATGACTGCTTAGTAAAGAGAAATACCAAAGCATTTGATGCTTATCATTTTGATAAAGTAAGTGAAAGACACAGGCACAGGTATGAATTTAATTTAGATTTTAAAAAACGTTTTGAAGAGGCAGGTTTTATTGTTTCAGGAGAAAGTCCTGATGGTACTTTAGTGGAAATGATGGAATTGGAAAATCACATTTGGTTTTTAGCTTGCCAAGCACATCCAGAATTGAAAAGTAGACCAATAGCTCCGCATCCTTTATTTAGAGATTTTATTGCCGCTGCCTTATCCTATTCAAAACTTAAAAAAGAGGTATAAACCAATGAAAAATCAACAGCAACTTGAAAAGTCAAAAGATGTGATGGAAAGAAGCCGGAAGGTATTTCCTGGTGGAGTGAATTCGCCGGTGAGATCTTTTCGCTCTGTTGGAGGGACTCCAATAGTTTTTTCGCACGGTAAAGGTAAATACCTTTTTGATGTTGATGGTAATCGTTATGTTGATTTTTGTTCATCATGGGGACCTCTCATTTTAGGTTATTCTCATCCAAAAGTTGTTGAAGCTTTAAAGTTTCAAATTGAACAGGCAGTTACGTTTGGTGCTCCTTCTTTGCTTGAAGTTGAGCTCGCCGAGAAAATTCAATCTTGGGTGAATGGCATTGAAA is a window of Pigmentibacter ruber DNA encoding:
- the asnB gene encoding asparagine synthase (glutamine-hydrolyzing), which produces MCGYAGVMFSQDSSFASIPNYKELFYSKANNVKHRGNEPIRKAEFENVLLAHYRLAFLDIASNFQPMLSKNKKWVIVFNGEIYNHNLLRKKITAEQGYHFSTKSDTESILEGFLNYGLEIEKYLDGEYSFVICKTDGTELIAMRDPFGVKPLYFGLEDVQTNIFSTAQESYLFKTKTLHFSSEIKGLSIEKKWHRDGFLRQITGLYEPIRTPYQNIIQLPPNSFLYAKKQNDYFVCKIQIKKQPVRPILTDSDLNQDEMLHEFSKTLYKSVEYRMLSEVELGVYLSGGIDSRAVTYEMVNYLQHKKINRPLKSFTISFDSEEYSEATEALSFAQKYSVTPNILKVSNLNLSYAYKHAVYHSENVQPYTNCAAKWWLSKFAGKYVKGVLTGDGADELLGGYPSFKYASWWKFALSSVPGENVFDKIKKLTSGASLRDGTLMKKLTPEKDPWLVGSSVEGTGEDFMESLLLWGVPHPLFSQIKTIASAILGNEEATKWLSEQKESIRSWYSFGYQSDDEFLSNPTNALALWQNYFCKTHLPVQILNVVGDRMEMANSVEGRTPFLSREMAKLVAKLKDSMLIRGYEDKSILRRCYAKKIGQNFAMAPKKQFGSPFLFNENLIRNYQELITNKVKETQLFDIKNTSGLFEFMRSDFLKKKASPHLLTQISSAFQSLICFTILDDTLIKNNPPKREEDYEEKVLNQKII
- a CDS encoding CTP synthase — translated: MQYHDSKTHKRFSQHPVKYIFVTGGVVSSIGKGLAAASIGALLETRGLRVSMTKMDPYINVDPGTMSPFQHGEVFVTDDGAETDLDLGHYQRFTKANLAKRNSFTSGQVYDTVINKERRGDYLGGTVQVIPHITDQIKANIITASEGADVSIVEIGGTIGDIESLPFLEAIRQFRNDVGKENSIFIHVTLVPYIRAAGELKTKPTQHSVKELRSIGIQPDILICRADQPMAPDVRMKISTFCNLPKESVFEALDADSIYKMPIIYHEQRMDARIVELLGIWTAQPNLDEWNRIIECIERPKHHLKIAVVGKYMGTRDSYKSVYEALTHAGIANESSVKIVGIDSEQLNSTNTHEMLSEFHAILVPGGFGDRGVQGKMLAIQFARENNIPFFGICLGMQLACIEFARNALKIPEATSEEFDVNAKNKIIHLMESQQGVGQKGGSMRLGAYDCLVKRNTKAFDAYHFDKVSERHRHRYEFNLDFKKRFEEAGFIVSGESPDGTLVEMMELENHIWFLACQAHPELKSRPIAPHPLFRDFIAAALSYSKLKKEV
- a CDS encoding PilZ domain-containing protein; this translates as MKFVAISQDKGLALSICSEFKQQGYDVFSAFSLKEAEKICQVEKPDVLVAEHIQVDGNFFDFYDKLKEKFIKETPPVAILLTESASELTPDVAIAMGLWALYTKPFQIKSLYYSVEDAVFSRKEGYTKRLDERIELTSKVNIKLPSSPKVFSTFSTNISFGGFFVALSEEFPEVGDIIEFRLMFSSLESLEGKGKVAWVRKEAKAGEQSGCGIQFTEGREKYVKFLVPIINETRTRQIESASFKVEDLNDILQQSVRAAKEKISKTVTEIYLLPANEKISVLCRSPQMLSVFSLLIYEIVYPMREIKGSNCMIAVKDGGKKTVEIILTCMPPGASLFVEALIEEKIQPILDMHKAKIHCEFNSISSTVVITLEKA